In Deltaproteobacteria bacterium, the DNA window CCTTTTCCGCATTGTAGTTGTAGTAGCCGTAAAACTGCGGCGGGCGCGTCTTGTCCGGCACGATGCGGCCGCGAATCCAAGCTGCGTAATCCTTGCTGGTTAGTTTCCGCACCGGCACATGGATAAAATCCGGGTCGCCGAGAAAGGCCGCGCGGTCGGCGAAGGCGTGCTTCATCACCTCGGCGAGCAGGTGCAAATAAAATGGCGAGTTGTGCTGGAACTCGTCGAGTTTGTAGCTTTCGAGAACATTGAGCATCTGCAAAATCGCCACGCCGCCCGAGCTCGGCGGCGGCATGCCGATGACGGTATGATTTCGATAGCTGCCGACGACGGGCTCGCGCCAAACCGCCTTATAATTTTTCAAATCGTCGAGGGTCATCACCCCGCCGGCCTTTTGCACGGACTCGACAATCGCCTGACCCACCGAGCCCGAGTAAAATGCTTGCGGCCCTTGGCTGACGAAGGTTTTCAAGCTCACCGCGAGATCGGCCTGACGAATGATGCTGCCGTCCGCCGGCACTTTATCGTTGGGCAAAAAGATACGCGCCGTATCGGGAAACTTGCGCAGCGTGTTCTGCAGTCTATCGATGGGAATGCGCAGTGAGGCGTCGATGGCAAAGCCCTCGCCGGCCAGTCGAATCGCCGGCGCGGCGAGAACCGCCATCGGCAATGTGCCAAAACGCTTGTGGGCTTCGGCCAAGCCGGCCGCTTCACCGGGCACACCGACGGCGAGAGCGCCGACCAAACTGAGTGACGCCATCGGCTTGCCGTCGCGCACATACTGCTCGCGCCGCGCCGCCGCGGGCGCGGTTTCGCGAAAATCCAGAGCGAAAGATTTTTTCTCCTTGGCCTGGTAAACGATCATGAAACCGCCGCCCCCCAGACCGGAAGCCGCCTGATCCACCACGGAAAGCGCCAGCGCGGTGGCAATCGCTGCGTCAACCGCGTTGCCACCGCGGTTGAGAATTTCCATGCCGGCTTTGCTGGCGTGCTCGCTGTCGGCAACCACAAGGCCGGATTTGCCTGCCAGCGCTGCGGTTACAGCAACCTGCGTAACAAGAAGCCAGGCAACGACGATGTTTACAGTTGCGTAACGGAGCCGCGTGAACAGCATCGTCCTTCTTCTTTCTCCGCAAGCTTTGTCTGAGATTTGAAATCTGAAATTTGTCATGCGCAAGCGCTGGCGCAGCGCCAGCACTTGCGCCATCGCCCACCATACTACATATTGTTTCAGTTAGTACACGCCGCCGATTCTTTTGTCGAGCATGAAAACCATCATTGGACCATTTCATCCGGACCTGGAGGAAGCCCTGGTCGATGAAATGCTACTGCGCAAAAGTGGCGACCCGCTAGCCCCCCTTTTGATACTTGTCCCTTCGGACCTGATCCGCCGGCGCTTAAAAATACTTTTCAGCCGTGAGCAGCGATTGGCGTTGCTCAACGTCGCCATTCTCACTTTTTTCCAACTGTCGCGGCGCTTGAACGATGAAGGCGGCGCGCCAGACGCAGAGCCGCGCGACGATCTGTTTCTTGAAGAAGCCCTGCGGCGGATCATCCGCACCCGTCAACCCGGCGCCGAGCCCTACGCCGGTATTGAGAACCGCGCCGGCGGCTGCGCCGCGCTTTGGCAGACGCTGCGCGATTTGCGCGACGGCATGGTCGACCCCGCGGTTGCGCTCGATGCCCTGCGCGAGGGCCATTTCCGCGAGCGTGCCGGCCACAGGCTTGCCGAGCTGCTTAATCTCTTTCAAACCTTCCAAGATTTTCGCCAGGCGAAACACCTCACCGCTCAAGCCGATCTCGACCGGCGCGCCACCGAGCAGGTGGCCACGTCAAGTTTTCTCGCAGATTTTATCCAGGTCTATTATTACGGCTTCTATGACTTGACCCAGATCCAGCTCGATTTGTTCCATACCGTGGCGCGTCACTTCCCCACCACGTTGCTTTTTCCACTGCTCAATGTGCAGCCCAGCCATGCGGCTTGGAGTTTCGCCGCACAGTTTTACGAGCGCTACGTGCAAGGCCGCAGCGACGAATCGCCACAGACGCACGAGCCCAGGCCTCTGCTGGCGAGCTTGTTCGACGAGGCCGCTGACCGCAGCTATACCGACTTGCCAAAGCACTGGCAGTGCATGATCACCAGCGCCTTTGGTTTGCACGATGAGATCACATTCGCCGCCAAAGAAATTCTCAAGTTGAACGAGCAAGGGGAAACCCCCTTCCACGAGATCGGCGTCGTCGCCCGCGGCCTCGAACCCTATGGCGCAACGTTGGCAAATGTCTTTCAGCAGCACTGTATTCCCGTCGCCGGCCGCTTTGAGCGGCCCCTCGTCGAAGATCCGTTGGCGAAAACCGTCAATCTGCTGCTCGGTCTGCCCGCCAAAGAATTTTTGCGCAGTCAGGTCATCGACTTTCTCTCGTCCCCCCATGTGCAGTTTCAAACGATCTTGCGACGCACGATCAAACCGCGACCCGACCTTTGGGACTTGGCAACCCGCGAGCTGGCGATTTGCAAAGGGATCGCCGACTGGCGCCGGCTACGCCGCTATAGCCGAGGCGGGTTGCGCCTGTCGCAGCCATCCGAAGATGACGAGCCGCGCCATTGGCAAATTCCCGCGGCGCAGTTGACGGCGCTGGCTGATCTCGTCGACGCGCTGGTGGCGGATTTGAGCCTCCTGCCCTCTCAAGGCTCCTGGCGAGTGATGGCAGCGGCCTGGCAAACTTTGCTGGGAAAATATCTCGGCATCACGGACGATCGGACGGCGCCAACGGGCGACGGTTCGCCGCGAGCGAAGATCTTGGAGATTCTTCAGCAGCTCGGCGCGCTCGACGCCATCGACGATCGGGTTTCCCTGGCTGACTTCAGCCACACTTTTTCACACTGGATCGAACGGTCCACCATCACCGAAGACCGGCGCAACCGCGACGGCGTCATGGTGCTGAGTGCCACGGCGGCGCGCGGTCTCGCTTTTCGAGCGCTGTTTATTCTCGGCATGAACGAAAGCGTTTTTCCGCGCACCATCCGCGAAGATGCGTTTCTGCGCGACAGCGATCGCGACGTCATCGAGCGCGACTTAGGCTACAAGGTCAACGCCAAACTGACGGCCTTCGACGAGGAGAAACTCTTGTTCACCCTGCTTGTCGGCGCCGCCCGCGAGCGGCTTTACTGCTCCTACCAGCGCGCCGACGAGAGCGGCCGTGTTTTGTCGCCCTCATGGTATCTCGGTGAACTGCAGCGCGCTCTGGGCACTGGCGCGAGAACCGTCTCGGTCGTCGAACTGCCGCGCAGCCATGTAGAGAAGATCGCCTTAGCGCCGTTTGACCGCCGGGAGTTTCTGCTGCCCAACGAGCTCGGCGTGCGCATGACGCTGCAAGGCGAAGATCCGACGGCGCTGATCGAGGCGACGACGCCATTGGCGGAAATCTATCGAAGTGGACGAGACGCCATCGCCAAACTCGACCACAGTGGCGCGAGCTTGCTCGCTTGGGACGGCATGCTCGCTAACGCCGAGCCGCACTGGAAGCGAATTTCATTGCGCGGCACGGCGCCGACCACGCTGGAGACCTATGCGCGCTGTCCGTTTCAGTTTTTCGCGCGGCACGTGCTTCGTCTCAAACCGCTCGACTGGCCGGAAGAGTCGCTCGGCCCGAGCCCAGCGGAGTTTGGCCAGTTGGGACACACTATCCTCGATGGCTTTTATCAAGAACTTATCCAACGCGGCTATTTCACCGGCAATGCCGGCAGGATTGACACCGATGTCTGCTTGCAAGCGGCGGCCGAGCGCGCCTTCACCGACTATGAAAATCAAAACCCTGTGGGGTACCCACTCTTTTGGGAACACCTCAAGGATAGCTTGCGGCAGACTTTGCGGCAGGTGATCACTCAAGACCTTGCGGAGCTGGCGCAATCGGGTTTTCAGCCAATCAGCCTGGAAACCCAGGTTGCCGCACATTTGCCGGAAGAATGGCCCGCACCGTTGAACAATCTCATCGTCCACGGCCGCATGGATCGTGTGGATCTGCTAGCCGGCACCGATCAGCCAGAACTGCGAGTGATCGATTACAAGTTCAAATTCGGCGGCAGCCCAAAAACCGAAGACAACAATCTCGCCCTCGGCGCGCTGCGCGGAGTGCGTCTACAGCCGCCGATTTATTTGCAACTAGCGCAACAATGGGCGCGTGAGCACGAGCTGCCGGCAAACTTGGCCATCAAAGCCGACTTCTATTACGTCGCGCCGAATTGGGACGGCGGGCCGCTGACCACGAAAGCTTACGGCAGCAAGGAGCTGAGCGACAAGGTAGGTGCCGCCACCAAAGAAACCATCGCCTACTTGGCCGAAGGCGTGCGTCAGGGGCGCTTTTTCATCAACCGCGGCGACGCCTGCAGCCTGTGCGACATGGCGCGCGTCTGCCGCAAGAACCACCCACCGAGCGTGTGGCGCGCCGAGAACGATCCGATCACAAAAACCCACCGTGAGCTGCGCAAGAAAACTTTAAAGCAGCTGTGAGCGCAGGAGCGAAAGGGACAGTGGATAGGACACCATGAAGCACACGAAGGACACGCAGTTCGGCAAGAAGCTTTTTTTTCTTTTCTTATCTTCGTGGTGAAATTCGCTTTTCATGGAACTCGTGGCTAAGCAGCAGAATTTCACGCTTCCCGACGCCCGTGATCGCGCGCTAGCCATTGGCACGTTTGACCGCAATATCGTGGTCACGGCGGGTGCCGGCACCGGCAAGACGACTTTGCTGGTTGATCGGCTGGTCCATCTGCTGCTGCGCAATCCCGATCCAGTTGCGATCACCGACATCGTCTCACTCACGTTTACCAACAAAGCGGCCGACGAAATGAAGCAGCGGCTGCGCGAGCGGCTGCAGAGTTATCTCGCCGTCAGCCTCGATCGCACGTCAACCGACAGCGCTGAAGAAAAAAACCAGAGCGCCGTGCAGGGTCTAATCCAGCTATATCAGCTTTCAAAGGAAGAAATGGACGGCCGTATTCACAATGCACTGCGCGATCTCGACCGCAGCAACATCGGCACGATCCACAGTTTCGCCGCGACGCTTCTGCGGCTCTACCCTCTCGAAGCCGGCGTCGATCCGCAATTTCGCGAAGACGACGGCGCGGAGTTCGAAGGGTTATTCGACGAGCAGTGGGACAACTGGCTTGGCCAAGAGCTGGCACTCACGAGCCCGCGCGCGCCTGCATGGCGCCGCGTGCTGGCTCGCTTCCAGATTGAACAGATTAAACAGCTCGCCAAATCGTTGGCGTCGGAAACCGTCGAGCTTAACAACCCGGTCACAAAGACGATACCCGCCGCGGTTGCCGATTGGCTGGCGCAGCTTGAAAGCGCTGCGGCAGAGCTGGTCGAAAATCACTCCGGCGACCGTAGCAATGACAAAGTCGCCCGCGCGGCGCTCGCGATTTTGCGCGATTTCAGAAAAAGCGGATCGCGCTCGGAACAGCTCGCGGCGCACTACCAGGAGGTCGCCGACAGATCGATAAATCCAAAGTTAGTCGGCTGGTCGCCGGAAGAATGCGCCACCTTGCGTGAGATCGCCCGCGCCGTCAATGGACTCGGCACAGTCGACGCCGAGTTAACGGCTTTGTTGTGGAACCTGCTCGGTCCGTTCGCGGCGGCGTTCCGCGAACAATTCGTCAGCGCGGGGCACTTGTCGTTCGACGCCTTGCTCGTGCGCGCGCGCAACCTGGTGCGCGACGATCGCCGGGTGCGCGGCGAGCTAAAACGGCGCTTTCGCGCGATTCTCATCGATGAGTTCCAAGACACCGACCCGATCCAGTACGAAATTTTGCTCTACCTCGCCGAGCAGCCCGGTTCGCTGGCAAGCGACTGGCGGCAAGTGAAATTGGCACCTGGCAAAGTCTTTGTAGTCGGCGATCCGAAACAATCGATCTATGCCTTTCGTCGCGCCGACATCGAGGCCTATCTCGAAGTCGTCGAAAAAATTATCAAGGCGCAGGACGGCATCGAGTGCCGGCTGACCACCAACTTTCGCAGCAACCGAGAGATTCTCGATGTCGTCAACGGCGCTTTCGAAAAGCTCATTTGCGCTCAGGAAGGCTTGCAGCCAGACTACATCGGCATCGAACCGGCGCCCGGACGCGGCGCGGCAACGACGAAAATACCAAACGTATTGGTGCGAAAAATCCTTTCCGGCGATAACGAAAAGCTCGACGCCGAAACCGCCCGTCGCCTCGAAGGACAAACCTTGGCGCGCTGGCTCAAAGAAGAGGTGCTCGGCAAAGCGCCGATCCTGAATACGCGGGGCGAGCCGGTGCTGGCACAACCGCGCGACGTTGCCATCCTACTGCGCCGGCTGACCGACATTCACGACTATCTCGAGCCGCTGCGGCGCCACGGCATTCGCTACGTCGTCGAAGGCGAACGGCAGTTTTACTCCGCCAAGGAGATCATCGACGCGGTGAATCTGCTGCGCGCGGTGGAGAATCCCCATGATCGGTTAGCTTTGGTCGGCGTCCTGCGCTCGCCTTTGGGCGGCATCACCGATCAGCAAATTTATGAACTACATCGTGAGGGGCTGCTCGACTATCGCGCTTGGAAGAAACTCGATGCGACAAAATATCCAACAAACTTGGTGCGGCTATACACGGCTCTCGCGCGCCTACACAGTGAAGTCTCGACCATGCCGATTGGCAGCGCCATGGCTCATCTGTTTGCGACGCTGCCTGTCGAGCTGCTGGCCGCCTGCCATTTCCACGGCGAGCAAGCCGTGGCCAATTTACAAAAGCTGCAACAGCAAGCGGAACAGCTCGGCCACGAAGGTTTGACCACGCTCAAAGCGGCGATCCGACAGTTGGAAAAACGCGTGCTCGAAGCCAAGGACGAAAGCGAAAGCATGCTCGCCGAAGAATCCCTTGATGCCGTGCGCGTGATGAGCATTCACAAATCGAAGGGATTGGAGTTTCCCATCGTCATTCTCGCCGGCTGTCAAAGCGGCACCGACAGTGCGCGCGGGGCGCGCGTCGAATCCTTATTTGAATGGTCAAGCGGCCTGACCGGTTTGGTGGTAAACCAGCCGCTCGATTTGGCGGCGCTGTACGTCAGCGAGAAAACCAGGCGGCGCGATCGCGAAGAACAGAAGCGCCTTTTCTACGTCGCCATGACGCGGGTGCGGGAACATCTGGTCGTCTCCTGCGCTCCGGCCAATCGCCACAGCGGCGGATTTCTCGACCTGCTGGATGGCA includes these proteins:
- the ggt gene encoding gamma-glutamyltransferase: MAQVLALRQRLRMTNFRFQISDKACGERRRTMLFTRLRYATVNIVVAWLLVTQVAVTAALAGKSGLVVADSEHASKAGMEILNRGGNAVDAAIATALALSVVDQAASGLGGGGFMIVYQAKEKKSFALDFRETAPAAARREQYVRDGKPMASLSLVGALAVGVPGEAAGLAEAHKRFGTLPMAVLAAPAIRLAGEGFAIDASLRIPIDRLQNTLRKFPDTARIFLPNDKVPADGSIIRQADLAVSLKTFVSQGPQAFYSGSVGQAIVESVQKAGGVMTLDDLKNYKAVWREPVVGSYRNHTVIGMPPPSSGGVAILQMLNVLESYKLDEFQHNSPFYLHLLAEVMKHAFADRAAFLGDPDFIHVPVRKLTSKDYAAWIRGRIVPDKTRPPQFYGYYNYNAEKGGTSHFSVIDKFGNAVSCTQSVNTRFGSKMIAARTGIVLNNEIDDFAIHQEWGNSYGLVGNEANALAPNKRPLSSMSPTIILNGDRVKLVTGAAGGPRIITATLQSILNILDFQKPVKEAVSAARVHHQWLPDRLNIESKMDDAVKKALEQRGHTLRDQSALGIVQALTVNGGQASGAADPRKVERARNE